The following coding sequences are from one Epinephelus fuscoguttatus linkage group LG5, E.fuscoguttatus.final_Chr_v1 window:
- the LOC125889351 gene encoding solute carrier organic anion transporter family member 1C1-like gives MEVGAEQGRAQRNGRSDAVAREPRPSPCTSLKMFLVALSFAYFAKALSGSYMKSTITQLERRFDIPSYLIGVIDGSFEIGNLLVIAFVSYFGAKLHRPKIIAVGCVLMSIGTFIIALPHFIIGRYEFETSVRWVVNSTLNPSPCPVGSPADLTQDGKMPQVPATGCEGESNLSMWIYVLLGNVLRGIGETPVQPLGISYIDDFATEENAALYVGCVQTISVVGPVFGYLLGSLCAKIYVDIGFVKMETITITPADARWVGAWWLGYLIAGVITLLSAIPFWFLPRSLPLSGPQGPEKCTPEQTSFIKDPPHLKHKYPADENTTFIEMAKDFIPTLRTLLGHPVYLIYLCVTIIQLNSLIGMVTYKPKYIEQHFRQSASKANFLMGVINIPAVALGMFSGGLLMKRLKLNIMGAARFAFGTSLIGYILSLFFFAMSCENARVAGVTLSYNSMDTISYDKHSVFTACNSDCFCSASDWDPVCGENGITYVSPCLAGCTSSAGSGKNTVFSNCSCVGVAGNFTASTGQCPHKDDCDRMFPYFLALSVITSFIISLGGTPGYMFLIRCIKPQLKSLALGFHALATRTLAGIPAPIYFGAIIDTTCLKWGQKRCGGIGACRIYNTTAYRIAYLGLTLSLRTISFIICIPGFILLGRQLRKEERNAIHGALANGGTELEALRKEEFVISNSDQSQQTQDNSTDRETRL, from the exons ATGGAGGTGGGAGCTGAGCAAGGACGTGCACAGAGGAACGGACGCAGTGACGCCGTGGCCAGAGAACCGCGCCCCTCTCCCTGCACCAGCCTGAAG ATGTTTCTGGTGGCTTTGTCCTTTGCCTATTTTGCAAAGGCTCTGTCAGGGAGCTACATGAAGAGCACAATAACTCAGCTGGAGAGGCGCTTTGACATCCCCAGTTACCTAATAGGTGTCATTGACGGAAGCTTCGAGATAG GTAACCTGTTGGTGATAGCTTTCGTCAGTTACTTTGGAGCCAAGCTCCATCGGCCAAAGATCATCGCAGTGGGTTGTGTACTGATGTCCATTGGCACCTTCATCATCGCTCTGCCTCACTTCATCATAGGACG CTATGAATTTGAAACGTCGGTGCGGTGGGTAGTGAACTCAACACTTAACCCTTCTCCTTGTCCAGTGGGCTCACCAGCAGACCTGACCCAAgatggtaaaatgcctcaagtGCCAGCCACAG GTTGTGAAGGCGAGTCCAACCTGTCGATGTGGATCTATGTACTCCTGGGAAATGTCTTGCGAGGGATCGGAGAGACGCCTGTTCAGCCACTTGGGATCTCTTATATAGATGATTTTGCTACTGAGGAGAATGCAGCGCTATATGTTG GCTGTGTGCAGACCATTTCAGTAGTAGGACCTGTGTTTGGCTACCTGTTAGGCTCCCTCTGTGCCAAAATATATGTGGACATTGGATTCGTAAAAATGG agaccatcaccatcaccccaGCAGATGCGCGTTGGGTGGGGGCTTGGTGGCTTGGCTACCTCATTGCTGGGGTCATCACCCTGCTCTCTGCCATCCCTTTCTGGTTTCTGCCCCGCTCCCTGCCCTTATCCGGGCCCCAGGGCCCAGAAAAGTGCACACCAGAGCAGACAAGTTTCATTAAAGACCCTCCTCATCTGAAGCACAAGTATCCTGCAGACGAAAACACGACTTTCATAGAGATGGCCAAAG aCTTTATTCCAACCCTGCGGACTCTGCTGGGACACCCTGTGTATCTGATCTATCTCTGTGTGACAATCATCCAGCTGAACTCTCTTATCGGCATGGTCACCTACAAGCCCAAGTACATTGAGCAGCACTTCAGACAGTCTGCCTCAAAGGCCAATTTTCTCATGG GTGTGATCAATATCCCAGCTGTGGCGCTGGGGATGTTTTCTGGAGGTCTGCTGATGAAGAGGCTAAAGCTGAACATCATGGGAGCAGCTCGGTTTGCCTTCGGCACATCTTTGATCGGTTACATCCTGTCACTGTTCTTCTTTGCAATGAGCTGTGAGAATGCCAGGGTAGCTGGTGTGACACTGTCATACAACAG CATGGATACGATATCTTATGATAAACACTCAGTGTTCACAGCCTGCAACTCAGACTGTTTTTGTTCAGCGAGTGACTGGGATCCAGTCTGTGGAGAGAATGGCATCACATATGTCTCTCCCTGTCTCGCTGGCTGCACCAGCTCTGCTGGCTCAGGGAAAAACACA GTCTTCTCTAATTGTAGCTGTGTCGGTGTGGCTGGTAACTTTACGGCCAGTACAGGTCAGTGCCCTCACAAGGACGACTGTGACAGGATGTTCCCGTACTTCCTGGCTCTCTCGGTCATCACTTCCTTCATCATCTCCCTTGGGGGCACACCGGGCTACATGTTTCTAATCAG GTGCATCAAACCACAACTGAAATCTCTGGCGTTGGGTTTCCATGCTCTAGCAACACGTACCCTTG CCGGGATCCCAGCACCCATCTACTTTGGAGCAATCATTGACACCACATGTCTAAAATGGGGCCAGAAGAGGTGTGGAGGCATAGGAGCCTGTAGAATCTACAACACGACTGCATACAG GATAGCATACCTGGGTCTGACACTGAGCCTACGGACCATCTCGTTTATCATTTGCATCCCGGGCTTCATCCTGCTTGGTCGACAGCTgaggaaggaggaaagaaaTGCCATCCACGGAGCTCTGGCCAACGGCGGCACAGAGCTGGAGGCACTCAGGAAGGAAGAGTTTGTGATTtctaattctgaccaatcacaacAAACGCAAGACAACAGCACAGACAGGGAGACACGGCTGTGA